AAGCCAAGAAAAGAAAGGGGTAAGGTTATATAATTCGAATATAAATCACATTTggttttgaaacaaaaaaaaactgagaaTTAAATTTATAGTGATGCATGTAACTGAAGAAGAAATGATGTCTGCAAAGATACCACTAGAATTTCGTGATTATTGTGCCCATAAATTGATCGACTATCATgtctgtagaaaaaaaaattggccgTGGGTTGTTAATTGCCACCATGAAAAGCACGCATATCTGACCTGCGAATATGAAGAGTAAGTTTGGAGCATCTCATTATGCTAAAAGTAATATATGATCAATTTCAGTTACGTGATGAGGATGAAAGAGTATGAAAGAGAGAGAAGGCTTCGTGTTAAGGCTAAAAATGGTGAATTGGAAGTGTAAACAACATAGTTTATTAAATACCAGTAGACACAAGTTTTTagtttattaaaataaatgaaattacaaTAATTTCGTTACATCCTTAGCACAGTCCattcttttcttttcaatatCACCAGTATAAGATGAATTGTGTTCATTTaataatttcataaaattacTGTTGGTCTTAAGTTTAAGTCTAACTTCCTTACAATCAACTGAATTAGGCGTCAGCAATGTGCCTAGAGCAACATAAGTTCTAAATTGAGATTCAGGATCAGAAAGATTGGCAAGAATATCTTGAATAACATCAGCTAAAACCGATAGTCCCAAatcatcagtttttttttggcaTAGAACTGTCAGGTTCAAGAGAAGAGTGGCCACAGCAACCTAAATAAGAAGAAACAAGTAAAGATTATGAATTTATTTCATAATTAAAATGTGTTACCTGTGCATTTTTATTAAGAGCCCTCATTGAGGTAATACTCTCAACAACATCAAAGCGATTGTTGAATAGTAATGTTTCCCCAGGACTGTGAAGGCACAGATTACTCAGAGTTCTCAGTGCCACAATTTTGTTGTTGATCACAGAACATTGTTCGCTAATAAAATGTTTGAGTTTCCATATAAGTTGATCACCGTACAAGGCCACTAATGtttcattgtttttttcatatttcactGCCATTCTCACTACATCCAAAACTGGGAAAATCATGTCTAGAAGCATTGAAAATTATGTTGATATATCGATTAATAactatattgaaaatttatcaTGTACAAACCTTCTGGCCATTCTAGCAATTTGAACATAATATCAAAAACATCTGGATCTGTAGCTACTCCTTTACATAAGCTGACAAACAGCTCCAGCTGATTTTCATCTACCGAGTTTGTCCCATCGCCTACTTTTCGATTGAATTCCTTCAACTTATTCAAAATAACATTGGGGTCTCCAATTTCAAAGGGTAAATATTTTTTCTGGGGAAAATATGAGCTGACTTTGTTGCTTGCAGTAGTGTAGCTCATGCCACCTGTGAAGGGATCCGCGTTGGAGCCTGTTGAAACTTGCATATTCATTGCTGTTGCCGAATTTGTACTATAGCTGCTACCGCCTGAAAGAATTGGTTATTGTCTACCGCATTTGTAAAAATGCTTCCAAATAATATTTACCTGTAAAAGGATCAACATTAGTGCCTTGAAATTGAGCTTGATTATTTCCTGATGGTGTATATCTAGAACCACCAGTAAAAGGATCCACATATTCATTACTTGTAGTGGCCAATTGTTGTTGGTTACTATTTTTTAGTATGAATTGAATAACCTACAACATTCAATTGATCATTTCATATTTTACAATATTATCCAAATCATTATACCTGTTCCAAGTACACGAAAGGCAAAGAGTTTTTCACCAGAAAATCTTGAGCAACCTTATTCGGGTCATCTCCTATGTTATAAGGGAGTTTTAATGGAGGTTTCCCATCTTCAACATCAACAGAAAATACGTAAtcataaaactgaaaataataaacCAACGCATCATAGCTTGATCTATGAAGAATTTTCAAATCGAGTAAACAATATTTTGTAGACTTACTTTTCCTTCAAATTGTGTTTTGCCTTTGTTGTCTTCATTATTAGCACCAACAACATCTCCTACTTTTTTCCAATAACTTCTATTTCCTTCAACCGCCCAAGTGTAAGCCACAACACCAGTAGGTTCCCTTATCATTTTCATTTGTCCTGGCTTTTTTCCATCTTCTAACAGACCTTCTTTTCCAGGTaaactaaaatattttattggataAGAGGTTCCAACAAATTTTAAGTAGGTTTTGAACATACTCTGAAACTTTATATCCCCCTAAAACTTGGCTATTTTGTACAGTTAATGCAGCAACTTCTTCTTCATATTTAGAGAGAGTGAAGGCATCTGCAATTCTACCCTCATCTTGGGTGAATATTCGGACAACACCATCACTAAAATAAAAACATAAGTTCTCTTGCAAGTGGAACATTTAATCATATTATTTCCTAAGAATATCTTACCTTGACCCTGTTACTATATCCCCATTTTCAAGTGTTGCTACCGCCCATACTGACTGAGCAGGGAGCTGGAACGTTTGAGTATTAGCACCATCTTTCCAAATTTTAACGGTCCTATCTTCATCAGAGGTGACGAAACAATTTATACCATTTTTACATTTGGCAACACTGAAACATAACCCTATTCTATAAATGcaaaatcatagaaaaaaaaaggaaactaGCAGATGCCAATTTCAGGCAGAGATTATTTATTAGGATTATTAGAAGgggaaaaatattattcatagcATTAGAAATAGATCAAGCAATTTCACAATGATATTTGAGCTTCATTTCTTACCTATAAATATAATTAGTGTGGCCATATAAGGTATCCATATTTGATCCATCGTAAGACCATAATTTGATAGAAGCATCATTGGATACGCTAATGAAGACATTTATTTCTGGTAAATCACAAAGGCCACGAACACAATCCAAATGACCTAAGGTAAACATTTTCAGAATTTCTCAATAGGATATGTTACTAATAATTACCACTCAATGTTTTGATCAAATTTCCCTCAGTATTCCAAAAACAGATAGTCTTATCTGCGGAGGCAGTTACAATTTTTAAATCTTGTAATTGAATAACTGACCATACTGCTGCTGTATGTCCTTTCATAGTTGAATGAGAGGCTTGGTTTTGGGAGTCTTTACTGAGAACCCAATATTTGGCTGTAGTGTCCCAAGAACCACTTATAAAAGAATTTGGTGCCACTCCCTTTGATAAGCAACTAACTAAAAATAATCACATTGAAAATTGAGGTATACGTAATGGCTTAGAAAGCATTAATTTTACCTGTATTGCTATGTTCTTTAATAGAGCAGGTTGCAAAAGGCTCTGAAGGTTTGTATATTAAGATTACACTATCATTGCCACCAGTAATGACTAAACCTTCAGGAAATTCATTAGATGGTTCTAGATACAAAACACTGGCAACAAAATTCTTTTGATCCTTATAAGATATGAACTCATTATATGACGCGTTAAACCTGTAATacttaaaaattcatttcatcacTCGGATAATTCGTAGTCGCTTACCCGTTGGGTTTCCAAAATTTAGCGGATTTGTCTCTTGAACCGCTTAAAATTGCGTTTCCTGATGAAACTGCTAATGATCTTACATCTAAAGTATGGCCGTAAAGGCAGCAACTTAGTCTATATGGTTTTTCCATTCTTTTAGTTATTTCTAAACCTAATTATTCAATCCAAAATGTTCCAAATTATTTGGAAGAAAATATCAGATTCATCAAGTCAAGGGGAAATACTGTGAAATGAAAATCAGTTTGACATGTTAGTATTTTGACATTGAGTGGCCATATTCCATTATTTCACACTTTGACAATAcaaactttttcaaattttaagtACTCTTGTCTCAGTTGTctcctcatttttcaatcaaattaaTTTGCATAGAGAAGTTGAAATGTTGAAAAGTTGATTCATTATATTttagttttcaaattttgaatagcaGATTCATCTGTAGGAACCTACCCTCATAcgtcaaaaaaatgaaaaaaaaaaaatcatgccAGAAAAAATTAGATGACATTGATGACAGACGCAAGCGCAATTTGGCAATTAATTAGATTACTGCAGCAGTTGCGGTTCGTCCGTAAAGTGGTGTAAATTGGCAATTCGTCGTTTTCGACGATTTGGGAGTCTTTTAGCTCCCAAACTATTTTTTGTGACGTTAACATCTATTCTTTTTGTCTTACAAACGACATCATCAAaaggtgttttatttatttaacctAGAGTACCCTTAAACATGGCTTTTTAAGATGATTCTCTTGAAGACGTGCGTAGTTCCTCCTTTCGGAGTTTCTTGCTCCTTCGAACGCTGTTCATTCAAATTCATACGTCATGGACAAAAAGTCTGCCCGCTCAGTTCAACCTCTGGCCAAGGGGGcaaattttgacaaaaaaaCACAAGGTAAGTTTTCTAATTTGTTTCAATATCAAGATTTCAAAACAACATGGCGGCTCACGAACAGATTCTTTTATCACGTTACTGATGAGAATTGATGTGTTAACAATCTTGACTTTTCGAGGAGAGGGGAAATCTGTCTTGTTGATTGCTTATATCATCGTATTTAGTTGAAATATTAGTTCTTTTACCAAttcatacaataaaaaaaaagggaACCAGTGGCGTAACCTAGGATAATTCACCTATCTGCCTCTCCGGTTTGAAATTTCGTGGTTCGGTAACTGTAGCGTGAATTAGAATAACTGAATAAGAAAATAAATGCCACACACGAGAAAGATTTAAATAATACACAATGTCTGTAAAATTTGACCTAATGAAAAACAGAAGGAGATAgtcatattatttttttgtattatttttttaactCGACTGTAAACAACGCAGCAAGATGCACATGATGTGTTTCAATACAAAGAGTTTGTGGATATcattttagaaattttttctcACTTTGAAGGCTCCCATTTTCGGATACGAATTAATAGgcattatgaaatatttccaagatGATGGAGAATAACTCATAGATGTTTTATTAATAATCTAAGGAGTTACCACGGTCCAGAAAACATTTCCATAGTTATCGGTTATCGGACTGCTCGATATCCAAAGGTTCGAATCAGTGGCGTACAGTCGAATATTGATTTTGTTGAAACAATTTATCTCAGCACTCAAGATTTTGTATTGAAAACCTGGTAGTCCACGAATGAGTTTTAATGTTAGTATAGGTTTTAAATTAACAGACACAATCCAGTTTGCTGACCGTACGCCACTGGTCTTAGCCGTCAAATGGTATAATAATTATCTAAATTGTTGTACTTCCAGATTTCTTTGAAGGCTTGGTTAAtataagtttaaaaaaaaagatatctTTATTTTTCGATTAATTTTCAGATAATAATGGTAAATCATTGGCAAAAGGAGGCTACCGTAGAGAGCCAGCTTCTGGCAGCCTCTCTGTCAAGCCAGAGGTTCCTCGTAAAAGTTTTCCACGTTCCAAAACTTCTGATAAGCGGCCGAGGCCACGTGGCCAACAAGATGCTGTGGCTAGAGATGAGACATCCAGCCTAGAAAATCAACTGCCTGAACTTGGCTCAGCTCACACGCCAGGAGGTAAAAAAGCAAATATCAACCATTTGACCAATTTTACGTATGCTCCGAGAAATGGGGTACAAAGAgaaaatggaaataaaaaatacaaaaatggaAATCACTGTGTGAAAAGACACAAGTATGTGAAAGAACACTTTCTTCAAGCTAAGTAAGTTGCAATTATTTCAAGATGTTAGGTGTACCATCTACTTAATTTTGATTCTTCTACAGCTGCCAGTTTGTTGTTAATACATCTGGAGACTATAAACAACACTTGAGCAATCCTGATGCTATAGTGGACTGGAACTACATTGAACAAATAGTAAGTTTAAtgtaatgaataattttttttcgctgaGTAAATTTTATTATGAACTTTCTATGTATTGGGTTAAAAGTTTTCCAACAATAATCATGAAATTTGTTTTCAAGAACTTACAAGTGAACGACTTTCCATTATGTCCGATATGTCGCTGTACACCCTCTGCAGCTAAAATTACTAGATGTGGTCATATTTTTTGCTGGTCTTGCTTTCTGCATTATTTGGATCTGTCTGACAATTCTTATCAAAAGTGTCCAATCTGCTTCCAAAATGTTTACGAAGGAGATTTGAAAAGGTGGGTGGTGAACTTAAAGCGTTTTCATAATTGCAACTAGAAAAAAGACCCAAGTCTATTCGCACTGAATCCTAGTAGCCATTTTGTATAATTTATTCCAAAATGTTCGATAAAATGTGCTAAAACATTGAGAGGTTCATTAACTTGTGAAATTAATTGTTTTCAAGTTCAGTGCCTTTTTCTACATGATTGCATATGTATATATCTCCATTATAATGAAGATTTCCCCATTCACAGCGTGATTATCATTCCTCATAACACTTTCAACATTGGTGACACCATCACCTTTAAATTGATGAAGAGAAATGAGAACTCGCTTACGCCCTATCCAGCCGAACAGCAGAAAATTTCAAACGAAAACTCCTTGATACACTTTTCTGAAGACGAACCCTCCAAAATGTACCGTAAGCTGCTGTTGGCCCAAAATTCCGACATTTGTTCAATTATCGATCGCGAAAAAACggaattggaacgacaattgcTCGATGCTGAGGATTCTGAGGTGTGTTTCATAGAGAAAGCCACCAACTATAATCGAGAAAGGGAGGCCAAGGTTTTGGGGGATAGAGTTAATGAAATGGGACTCTCCGAATCCCCTCCTAATGTAACTTTGAAGGGAATAGGTAAAGCTTCTAATCCTACCGAAGATGATTCAGAAAGTCAGATGAATCCCAAATACATCTACTTTTATCAAGGTGAGATTTGAACgctttgatatttttcattacCTTTCACATTTTCTCGTtgggtttgtttttttttgtgggaGTTGAAATCAATTGGAAGCTTTTTCCTATTCATGAGGAAGAGGGCGGGAATCAGCCAGGTCAAAACCTCTCACTCTTTGTTAACAATGGCTTTCAATTAATTTCAAACCCAATTCTGGTTGGTCACCGGTAATTTTtgtatcaatttgaaagaacTTCAATTTCAGCATCTGATGGACAACACATATACATTCACAGTTTGAATGTAAAAATGCTTAAGCACACCTACGGTTCCCTGGAGTATGCCCCAACCACTATAACAGCTAAGATTCTATCAAAAGAGAGTGATTACATGAGTGAGGAGTACAGGAAGTGCTTCAAGTATCTCGCTCACTTACCGGTCACATGCCCTTTTGAAACTATGGAGATAGAGTTGGACAATACCGTTGTTACACAAGAAACGTTGGATTTCTTTAATGGTATGAATTACTTTTTTGAGGTAGTCGATAGTTTGTCATATTGCAACAATGCTTCCCGCCGTTttgcacgaaatttcaatgtttcGCGGATTTTTCAACGTGAAATGTGACAATTTTGTGCTAGAGAAATGTGAGGATAATTAACCTTGTCAACTTATTAATTGTTTTCAAGGTCAGTCCCCTGTACTACAATTGAATTAATACTATAGACAGCTCCTCAATATGTGCAAGTTTTCTCCCAAATATTGCTTCATATTGCAAAAATGCTTCCAGTCTTTTTGCacgaaatttcaaaatttcgcgGATTTTTCAACGTGAAATGTGACATTTTCGTGCTAGAGAAATGCGAGGATAATTAACCTTGTCAACTTATTAATTGCTTTCAAGGTCAGTCCCCTCTACTACAATTAAATGAATACTATTGGCAGCTTCTCAATATGCTCATGTTTGCTTCCAAATTCAATATAATATTTAACATTGATCAGTTCTCCGTTAGGTTATTCTGTGAAATTATCTGAATTGTATTCACAGCTCAGTTGGAGGAAAGAAAAAGGAGACGGGTGAAGAAAGCGAAAGAGGAAAAGATACGCGAAATGCGTATAGCAGAAGAAGAAGACCGAAAAATCTTCAAGAGGTACCCAGAAACTCATATTCCACTGGAATCCACAGAACAGTTCCCTTCTTTTGGGTCCCCTCCCATCTCGGGTTCAGATATTCATGCAGGCATTGAACAAAACGAGCCTGGCAGTAGTAGCTGGGAATGCAGTGGTCCTTCGTTTGCCAAGGTAATATCTACATAGAATGAAAGTCCAAAATCAATTGAAGTATTGAGTAATATCTTTGATGAAATGGCGCTCCTCGAAATTCCTtatcaaatttttgttttgttccaGATGGCAGCAACTGTGAGGACAAAATCGAATCCCTGGCCAGGTCTTAGAAGCCCATCAGTTGCTATTCCCACCAGTTCATCGAAAATGACAAGTTTGAGCGATATATCGGGAAGAAGAAGATACAATTCGAATTGTACAGCTACAAGCGACGAACAAGATGGTGGTATTGACCAGGAATTTGTTCCTGAATCGAGGGTGACAATTGGTGATGCTATAGCTCAAGCCCTGCATAAGGCGTCTCGGCAAGAACAGACAGGTAATAATTTGATGGAAAAAGGTTTTTTATGGTTCTACATTGGTCTTTTTTTCATTCCTGTAGGGTCATCAGGTTGTAGTGAGAAGGGTAAGAAGAAGAAAGCAAAGCGCACACTTCTGATGTCCAATTCCtcattttttggttattcataaatttgttcaatttcaaattgtttgtgAGATTTTTAAAGAATTTGTGACTATATTTTACATTtgctaaaaaaaattcttttaaaAAGTGTTGTATGCTAGATATGTATATATATGTTATCAAATCATTGATTTTCTTtagcaaaataaaaaattctgattatttttgtttttattattgattaatGGTGTATTCTGACGAAATCCTCATTGAAAAAGATACTGCCTCAAGTATAAGGGCATTAGCAATCCAAATAAATTCAGACTGCTTATTTTAAAATCAGTAGGTTTTGACGGTATTGTTTGCAAGAATTATATTTATTAGGATAGATTTTTGCTGCGAGTATTTACCACCTTCCGTTGGGAAtcattttctcacaatttttACGAAATCAGAAAACAGAGTAATATTGAATATTCTGCATTCATTGGGGAAAATACGTCAAACATCGCGTTATATATTAAgacaaaaacataaaaaattatcaagaaTACGAAAAATGGTACAATATTTTTATCGCTGTTTCAGTACCTACGATAATTTTCAAATGTTTGGGCGTTTTCTTCACTCACACAAAAAGTCTAATATTCTGTGGTTTAACCTAGCCCTTTTAATTGTCAACACCGATGTTGTCAATGTCCTTTTGTCCTAACTAAAACACCAAATAGAACAAAAAGCTATTTTTTTAAAAGTATAATAAGGAATTACCTAATGTTTCTTAGTGATTAGTACAAATTAGACTACCCACTCATTTTCACAACGAATTATGTGTATATGTTGATATCCTTTtgtgaatttcaatattttaattGCTCAAATGGCAAACGACGAATGTATGAACGATTATCgcaatttttttcagtattttcatGAAACGTTAGATCCTAATGATCAACTACCTGTTAGAATATCTAGTTATAGGTTGTTTAAAGAAGAAGTTGTTGGTGCAATCTTCAACTGGACGAATCAGTATTTAAATGATAAGTGAGTACACTTTTTTTGCTAATTTCGCTCCTTAGATTCGTCATGAAGTAATTTCATATCTGGGAGAATTCAAATGAAACAAATGGTGCTTAAAGAGTTTTTCCTTAGGAGTGGTTCATGACTCATGATTATCATCCAAATTAATTGTTGAATTGTAGAAGTTACTGGAATTGTAACTCAATCTGCTCTCGCTGTTTCAATATTATATAGCTGAATTTGGTTTCACCAAAGTACATCTCTTTTCTATATCATTTagttactgaaaaattattcacaTTACGATATTTGAGATTTGCTTCCCTGTAAAATGACAACAAATTGAAGAATTCATTGTTTGTCCAAGGAATTGAACTTTTtcaaacaattttattattcctcattttttccTATATTATACGCATGGATATCTACATTTAAGTAAGTATTTTTTGAGATAAACCAATGGAAGTCAATCAGGTCAGTTCTTTCAGCTGTGGAATTTTGTAACATTCTCTATCATCTGCTGAACTGTAATCGGTTTTACTTTTAATCTTTTCTGTAGAGAAGAATGATAATATGGTAtttaaaaatacaatttttgaaaaaggctCAAATAAACGGTCATTTGCGTTGGCGACACTGTTGCGTGATATTTAAATCTCGGATTGTCAGTATTGATTTGCTTGATAATTCTATGCACCATAGAAATGTTGAGTCCGTGGCTAACTTCGCGCTATTTACTTGCTGCACCGGCTGTCAAATTTTTCGACTGTTTTGTGGTGAGTAAAATATCAATAcctcaataaattcgattaccACATTAGGAGGAATCgatcaattgaatatttcatcaaCTACATTTGCTTCTTGCTCATATTTCTGATTATTCTTCCAGTGttttaaaaattgaaacatcAATATGAACTGGGGAGATTGGACACCCCAAGAAAATGTTCTGCTTTCAATTCTTGAAGTTCTACAAGAAGCCCTGATACCTGACAACGAGATTCAAAAAAATGTGCAGCAAAAGCTGAATCTGATACAGAATATAGGCGATTTCACATATTACCTCCTATTTATAATTTCCAACCCAAATTATTCAGAAGAAATAAGAAGTTTGAGTGGTAttctattgaaaaataatataaactCAGTTTATGACTCGATAGCACAAGAGTATTTGTTGAGAATACGCCAAGAATGCCTGCGATTATTGCAAGATCCTTGTAAAGACATTCGAATTAGTATTTCAAATGTCCTTGTTATGCTGGCCAAAGATAACTTGGCTTCTTGGCCCGAGCTGGTTCCATTTCTCATAAACGCCTTTGATGCCTCTAACGAGTTTAGTGAAATTGCCTTGAACACTCTCTTCAAAATCTGCGAAGAACTGATAAGAAATAACAAATCTGATGAAGAAATATATGGAATAACTAGGAAAGTATTCCCTAAACTGAATGAAATGCTCTCTCAGGAGAAATGTACCTTCAATCATGATATTATCAGGCTTGTCAATCAATTCCTTCAAGAGTATTTTATGATTGTCAAACAATCTTTAGACCTGGGATCCTATTTAAGGAATATAATGAAATATGCTGATTCTGAAGATGTAGAGATGCAAAAACAGGTTTCTATGACATTCGACTTATATTTAGATAATAGAGAAGATAGTTTATTGCCTCATTTGCATGAAGTTATACTTTATCTGCTGGCTAAAACGCAACATAAAGATACTGAAGTTGCTTTACAAGCCTGTGAATTTTGGTTTACTGCCACCAAGCTGTCAAACTGTAAGGAGCTACTGTCACCTTACATGGAAAAACTGCTTCCAgtgttattgaaaaatatgaagtatTCTGAGTATGAGCTGATGGCCCTGAAAGACTGCTTGGGTAACGATTCCAATGAAAAGGATTCGTCGAAAGATATTTATAGGTGAGAAGTTTTATGGCTCAAGTATGGAagttgtgctgaaaatttgcgaTTTGAATCTTAAACAAAAGAATATTACTAGTTGTTGCAGTGCCATAAATGATGTCTGAGAATTTGTTATAGGATTTATTGGGCTCTTTCAAGGAAAGATTGATACAAGATGGTGAAAAAGCCCAATAAATTCTATTACTAGCTTATAATTCTCAGGAATAAACATCTTCGAGCAATTATCAGATGATATTCAGTACAAAAAATTAAGTTATATCTAAAAATGGTGAAACAGCATGTTCCAATTGTATTTTAATTATTGAAAGcagtgatcatttttttatcttgaGTAAATTTGCCTGTTTCCATAAAATTTCCACCaagttttttcaatttgaatttttttcctaactctactttcatttattattaaatATATTATATTCACGTCCGATCATATATAATATTTGTTTCCTTGAGCATTGTGACATGCATAAATCACTTGTTATTTATGAGCCATTATGCACTGGTCTATTTAACTTCATGGTGACAAACACAGAAATAGAGACATCTATGGTTGAAACCACAGAATCTAAATTTGGACAGAATAGGACCCTGGCCAAGAAGATATATATAGAAGGGAAGCGAAATAGGAGGTTTGGAATTTTCGGAAAATGCCCTGAAGTTACGTCACACTAGCGTAACCACGACGACCAAGCTAGTGTGACGTGGGTCTGCGGGTTAATATCCCAAATACTATGGAACCTCCTATTTCACCTGCTTTCTATGGATGGAAATGTAATCCTCGTGAACAGTAGCCATCATTAAGCTCCTGGAATAATTTACTATCTTTCATTAGTACATTTATtacttctttttattttcagcACACTACTTTTGAGTACTATGAACATTTTCAGCACCAACTCTATATTTGAGCTTTCTCATCAAATCAAGGCATAGCtgattctttgaaaattttagatATCAGAATATTCAGAACAAGGAAAATGCAGATGAAGAATGTTACAGTGACGATGAAGATAATTTCAATGAAGAAGTAGATGATTGCTATATTGGTTGGACGCTTAGGAAATGCAGCGCAGCATCTCTTGATGGAATTGCTGTTAGGTTTCGTGAAGATCTACTTCCTTTACTAGTACCTTACCTCAATGAGATTTTATCACACCAGGATTACTACATTAAAGAATCGGCGATTCTAGCTCTAGGCGCCGTAGCTGAAGGATGTATGATGGGCTTAAAGCCGTACCTTCCATTTTTGATTAATTATTTGATCAATTCAATGAATGACGAACATTCTGTCATTAGAGTTATTACTTGCTGGACTTTGGGACGTTATGTACCTTGGATAATCAACAGTGATCCCTCCCCACACACCTATTTCATACCAGTAATGACTGTCTTACTCAAACATTTCATTGATGATAATAAGAGAGTTCAGAGAGCTGCGATCTCCGCTTTCTGCATTTTTCAAGAGACCGCTCAAGCTAAACTCATACCTTATATAGATATTATACTGGAGGGATTTGAACAAGGGTTTCAGAGATTCCAATATCGTAGTCTGTATCTATTATATGATGCTATAGGTGCTCTCGCACAATCGGTAGGCAACCAGTTGAGTAAACCTGAATATATAAACAAATTGATGCCTCAGTTGATGCACAAGTTTTCACAATGCGATAACTATTCCGATGATAATTTCATAGCGGTGCTGGAATGTTTGTCTAACATTATTCCG
Above is a window of Coccinella septempunctata chromosome 5, icCocSept1.1, whole genome shotgun sequence DNA encoding:
- the LOC123313707 gene encoding phospholipase A-2-activating protein, with amino-acid sequence MEKPYRLSCCLYGHTLDVRSLAVSSGNAILSGSRDKSAKFWKPNGFNASYNEFISYKDQKNFVASVLYLEPSNEFPEGLVITGGNDSVILIYKPSEPFATCSIKEHSNTVSCLSKGVAPNSFISGSWDTTAKYWVLSKDSQNQASHSTMKGHTAAVWSVIQLQDLKIVTASADKTICFWNTEGNLIKTLSGHLDCVRGLCDLPEINVFISVSNDASIKLWSYDGSNMDTLYGHTNYIYSVAKCKNGINCFVTSDEDRTVKIWKDGANTQTFQLPAQSVWAVATLENGDIVTGSSDGVVRIFTQDEGRIADAFTLSKYEEEVAALTVQNSQVLGGYKVSDLPGKEGLLEDGKKPGQMKMIREPTGVVAYTWAVEGNRSYWKKVGDVVGANNEDNKGKTQFEGKFYDYVFSVDVEDGKPPLKLPYNIGDDPNKVAQDFLVKNSLPFVYLEQVIQFILKNSNQQQLATTSNEYVDPFTGGSRYTPSGNNQAQFQGTNVDPFTGGSSYSTNSATAMNMQVSTGSNADPFTGGMSYTTASNKVSSYFPQKKYLPFEIGDPNVILNKLKEFNRKVGDGTNSVDENQLELFVSLCKGVATDPDVFDIMFKLLEWPEDMIFPVLDVVRMAVKYEKNNETLVALYGDQLIWKLKHFISEQCSVINNKIVALRTLSNLCLHSPGETLLFNNRFDVVESITSMRALNKNAQVAVATLLLNLTVLCQKKTDDLGLSVLADVIQDILANLSDPESQFRTYVALGTLLTPNSVDCKEVRLKLKTNSNFMKLLNEHNSSYTGDIEKKRMDCAKDVTKLL
- the LOC123313708 gene encoding NADH dehydrogenase [ubiquinone] 1 beta subcomplex subunit 7, with translation MGQSLDIYYSGIDRYRNPDIVPDPSKEPSFDPNLGFNKPRKERVMHVTEEEMMSAKIPLEFRDYCAHKLIDYHVCRKKNWPWVVNCHHEKHAYLTCEYEDYVMRMKEYERERRLRVKAKNGELEV
- the LOC123313455 gene encoding RING finger protein 10; translated protein: MDKKSARSVQPLAKGANFDKKTQDNNGKSLAKGGYRREPASGSLSVKPEVPRKSFPRSKTSDKRPRPRGQQDAVARDETSSLENQLPELGSAHTPGGKKANINHLTNFTYAPRNGVQRENGNKKYKNGNHCVKRHKYVKEHFLQANCQFVVNTSGDYKQHLSNPDAIVDWNYIEQINLQVNDFPLCPICRCTPSAAKITRCGHIFCWSCFLHYLDLSDNSYQKCPICFQNVYEGDLKSVIIIPHNTFNIGDTITFKLMKRNENSLTPYPAEQQKISNENSLIHFSEDEPSKMYRKLLLAQNSDICSIIDREKTELERQLLDAEDSEVCFIEKATNYNREREAKVLGDRVNEMGLSESPPNVTLKGIGKASNPTEDDSESQMNPKYIYFYQASDGQHIYIHSLNVKMLKHTYGSLEYAPTTITAKILSKESDYMSEEYRKCFKYLAHLPVTCPFETMEIELDNTVVTQETLDFFNAQLEERKRRRVKKAKEEKIREMRIAEEEDRKIFKRYPETHIPLESTEQFPSFGSPPISGSDIHAGIEQNEPGSSSWECSGPSFAKMAATVRTKSNPWPGLRSPSVAIPTSSSKMTSLSDISGRRRYNSNCTATSDEQDGGIDQEFVPESRVTIGDAIAQALHKASRQEQTGSSGCSEKGKKKKAKRTLLMSNSSFFGYS
- the LOC123313695 gene encoding transportin-1-like, coding for MNWGDWTPQENVLLSILEVLQEALIPDNEIQKNVQQKLNLIQNIGDFTYYLLFIISNPNYSEEIRSLSGILLKNNINSVYDSIAQEYLLRIRQECLRLLQDPCKDIRISISNVLVMLAKDNLASWPELVPFLINAFDASNEFSEIALNTLFKICEELIRNNKSDEEIYGITRKVFPKLNEMLSQEKCTFNHDIIRLVNQFLQEYFMIVKQSLDLGSYLRNIMKYADSEDVEMQKQVSMTFDLYLDNREDSLLPHLHEVILYLLAKTQHKDTEVALQACEFWFTATKLSNCKELLSPYMEKLLPVLLKNMKYSEYELMALKDCLGNDSNEKDSSKDIYRYQNIQNKENADEECYSDDEDNFNEEVDDCYIGWTLRKCSAASLDGIAVRFREDLLPLLVPYLNEILSHQDYYIKESAILALGAVAEGCMMGLKPYLPFLINYLINSMNDEHSVIRVITCWTLGRYVPWIINSDPSPHTYFIPVMTVLLKHFIDDNKRVQRAAISAFCIFQETAQAKLIPYIDIILEGFEQGFQRFQYRSLYLLYDAIGALAQSVGNQLSKPEYINKLMPQLMHKFSQCDNYSDDNFIAVLECLSNIIPALEISFLPYSEVVYWHCLRIITDTIHSTMNYNENPREHDVPDKEPMNVAHDVLYSMALGLKNHFIKYVMNSNLLVLLHTTMMENMSLIRQTAIALYGELIILCFPYLSNTVSEYIPILIKNLDEKHEGVCNNAAWALGKLSSVMGSAMHPFISDMMVPFVNILRNSNLNRPMFRTVALSFCIICYVSNDITVPDLDLILKNCCMLIRNVKDSEEKDLAFRGLCKAVVSHPSFFKENFMYFCDAVASWNSMRLDLKESIKSILASFKEQCGEENWTVFYQQCPEPLKMRLISLYGI